In a genomic window of Comamonadaceae bacterium OTU4NAUVB1:
- a CDS encoding aldo/keto reductase, protein MEHRYLGRSGFQVPVLGFGAGTFGGQGPLFSAWGATDVAGARRIVDLCLDAGVNLFDTADVYSGGASESILGAALQGRRHRAIVSTKLSLRMGDGPNDAGASRHRLIEGVDAALARLGTDHIDILQLHAFDAMTPVEQVVRTLDDLVRAGKVRHVGVSNFSGWQLMKSLAAADRLGLARHVANQTYYSLVGRDYEWELMPLGLDQGVGAIVWSPLGWGRLTGRIRRGRPLPAGSRLHATAGFGPPVPDELLYRVIDAMDGIAEETGRTLPQIAINWLLGRPTVASVLIGARDEAQLRENLGAVGWSLTGAQTARLDAASAVTPPYPYYPYWNGQFAERSPVAVPVAAGASPGTD, encoded by the coding sequence ATGGAACATCGCTACCTCGGCCGTTCGGGCTTCCAGGTGCCCGTGCTGGGCTTCGGCGCCGGCACCTTCGGCGGCCAGGGCCCGCTGTTCAGCGCCTGGGGCGCGACCGACGTCGCCGGCGCGCGCCGCATCGTCGACCTGTGCCTGGACGCCGGCGTCAACCTCTTCGACACGGCCGACGTGTATTCGGGCGGCGCCTCGGAGTCGATCCTCGGGGCGGCGCTGCAGGGCCGGCGCCACCGGGCCATCGTCTCGACCAAGCTGTCGCTGCGCATGGGCGACGGGCCCAACGACGCCGGCGCGTCGCGCCACCGCCTGATCGAGGGCGTCGACGCGGCGCTCGCGCGGCTGGGGACCGACCACATCGACATCCTGCAACTCCATGCCTTCGACGCCATGACGCCGGTCGAGCAGGTCGTGCGCACGCTCGACGACCTGGTGCGCGCGGGCAAGGTGCGCCATGTCGGCGTCTCCAACTTCTCCGGCTGGCAGCTGATGAAGTCGCTCGCGGCCGCCGACCGGCTGGGACTGGCGCGCCATGTCGCCAACCAGACCTACTACTCGCTCGTCGGCCGCGACTACGAGTGGGAGCTGATGCCGCTGGGCCTCGACCAGGGCGTGGGCGCGATCGTCTGGAGCCCGCTCGGCTGGGGCCGGCTCACCGGCCGCATCCGCCGTGGCCGGCCGCTGCCCGCCGGCAGCCGCCTGCACGCGACCGCCGGCTTCGGGCCGCCGGTGCCGGACGAACTGCTCTACCGGGTGATCGACGCCATGGACGGCATCGCCGAGGAGACCGGCCGGACGCTGCCGCAGATCGCCATCAACTGGCTGCTGGGGCGCCCGACGGTGGCGAGCGTGCTGATCGGGGCGCGCGACGAGGCGCAGCTCCGGGAGAACCTGGGCGCGGTCGGCTGGTCGCTGACCGGGGCGCAGACCGCGCGCCTCGACGCGGCCAGCGCGGTCACGCCGCCCTACCCCTACTACCCGTACTGGAACGGCCAGTTCGCCGAGCGCAGCCCGGTGGCGGTCCCGGTGGCGGCGGGAGCGTCGCCGGGCACGGACTGA
- a CDS encoding MFS transporter, which translates to MPIALLALTAGAFGIGTTEFVIMGLLLQVSADLHVSVATAGLLISGYALGVAVGAPLLTIGTRALPRKTVLLALMAIFTLGNVACALAPDYATLMAARIVTSLAHGTFFGVGSVVATGLVAPERRASAIAVMFTGLTAATVLGVPAGAWLGLHFGWRAAFWAVAVVGATALAVLAAFVPRERAGTAPGPLAAELAVLARPQVWLGLGMTVFGFAGVLAVFTFVQPLLTRVTGMSAAAVSPAMLLFGVGLAAGNLLGGRLADRAPMPAVLGTLLALALVLGSMDLWIHLSVPAMVFLVVLGVAAFATVAPLQVRVLDQAAGAGQNLASSLNIAAFNLGNALGAWVGGLVIERGPGLRALGLAGAVLTLAGLGLALWSRALTRRGAARSGLPAPART; encoded by the coding sequence ATGCCCATCGCACTCCTCGCACTCACCGCCGGCGCCTTCGGGATCGGCACCACCGAATTCGTCATCATGGGCCTGCTGCTGCAGGTCTCGGCGGACCTCCACGTCTCCGTCGCCACGGCCGGCCTGCTGATCTCGGGCTACGCGCTCGGGGTCGCGGTGGGCGCGCCGCTGCTGACCATCGGCACGCGCGCCCTGCCGCGCAAGACCGTGCTGCTGGCGCTGATGGCCATCTTCACGCTCGGCAACGTCGCCTGCGCGCTGGCGCCGGACTACGCCACGCTGATGGCCGCGCGCATCGTCACCTCGCTCGCGCACGGCACCTTCTTCGGCGTCGGCTCGGTGGTGGCGACCGGGCTGGTCGCGCCGGAGCGCCGCGCCTCGGCCATCGCCGTCATGTTCACCGGGCTGACCGCCGCGACGGTGCTGGGCGTGCCGGCCGGAGCGTGGCTGGGCCTGCACTTCGGCTGGCGCGCGGCGTTCTGGGCGGTGGCGGTGGTCGGCGCGACGGCGCTGGCGGTGCTCGCGGCCTTCGTGCCGCGCGAGCGGGCCGGCACGGCGCCGGGCCCGCTGGCCGCCGAACTCGCCGTGCTGGCGCGCCCGCAGGTCTGGCTCGGCCTGGGCATGACGGTCTTCGGCTTCGCCGGCGTGCTGGCCGTCTTCACCTTCGTGCAGCCCCTGCTGACGCGCGTGACGGGGATGTCGGCGGCGGCCGTGTCGCCGGCGATGCTGCTGTTCGGCGTCGGCCTCGCGGCGGGCAACCTGCTCGGCGGCCGGCTGGCCGACCGGGCGCCGATGCCGGCCGTGCTGGGCACCCTGCTGGCGCTGGCCCTGGTGCTGGGCTCGATGGACCTGTGGATCCACCTGAGCGTGCCGGCGATGGTCTTCCTGGTGGTGCTGGGCGTCGCCGCCTTCGCCACCGTGGCGCCGCTGCAGGTGCGCGTGCTCGACCAGGCCGCGGGCGCCGGGCAGAACCTGGCGTCGAGCCTGAACATCGCCGCCTTCAACCTCGGCAACGCGCTGGGCGCCTGGGTCGGCGGGCTGGTCATCGAGCGCGGCCCCGGCCTGCGCGCGCTCGGCCTGGCCGGCGCCGTGCTCACGCTCGCCGGCCTGGGCCTCGCGCTGTGGAGCCGGGCGCTGACGCGCCGCGGCGCGGCGCGCTCCGGCCTGCCGGCGCCCGCGCGCACCTGA